One window from the genome of Saccharomyces mikatae IFO 1815 strain IFO1815 genome assembly, chromosome: 2 encodes:
- the KAP104 gene encoding Kap104p (similar to Saccharomyces cerevisiae KAP104 (YBR017C); ancestral locus Anc_3.181), with protein sequence MASTWKPTENSVLQLATLLQNCMSPNPEIRNNAMEAMENFQLQSGFFNYLCYILIEGESDDVLKQHYSLQDLQNNRATAGMLLKNSMLGENNLIKDNNDDLEYVKSNIIHGLYNSNNNLVSNVTGIVITTLFSTYYRQHRDDPTGLQMLYQLLELTSNGNEPSIKALSKIMEDSAQFFQLEWSGNTKPMETLLDSFFRFISNANFSPVIRSESIKCINTVIPLQTQSFIVRLDKFLEIIFQLAQNDENDLVRAQICISFSFLLEFRPDKLVSHLDGIVQFMLHLISNVNEEKVAIEACEFLHAFATSPNIPEHILQPYVKDIVPILLSKMVYNEESILLLEASNEDDAFLEDKDEDIKPIAPRIVKKKEAVNGEDVDDNEDDEDGDEDGDVDNQWNLRKCSAATLDVMTNILPHQVMDIAFPFLREHLGSDRWFIREATILALGAMAEGGMKYFNDGLPSLVPFLVEQLNDKWAPVRKMTCWTLSRFSPWILQDHTEFLMPVLEPIINTLMDKKKEVQEAAISSVAVFIENADSELVETLFYSQLLTSFDKCLKYYKKKNLIILYDAIGRFAEKCVLDETAMQIILPPLIGKWASLSDGDKELWPLLECLSCVASSLGERFMPMAPEVYNRAFRILCHCVELEAKSHQDPTIVVPEKDFIITSLDLIDGLVQGLGAHSQNLLFPQGTEDLTILKIMLECLQDPVHEVRQSCFALLGDIVYFFNSELIIGNLEDFLKLIGTEIMHNDDSDGAPAVINAIWALGLISERVDLNTYIIDMSRIILDLFTTNTQIVDGSVMENLSVTIGKMGLTHPEVFSSGAFANDSNWNKWCLSVNALADVEEKSSAYMGFLKIINLTGTGVAISDDTIHKIVSGLSNNVEANVFAQDIYTFLMNHPTQIAAINFTPDEISFLQQFTN encoded by the coding sequence ATGGCGTCTACATGGAAACCAACCGAAAACTCTGTGTTGCAGCTAGCAACTCTTTTACAGAACTGTATGTCACCAAATCCAGAAATTCGTAATAATGCAATGGAAGCTATGGAGAACTTCCAACTACAGTCTGGGTTTTTTAATTATTTGTGTTATATTTTAATTGAAGGTGAGTCCGATGATGTATTAAAGCAGCACTACTCTTTACAAGATCTTCAGAACAATAGAGCTACAGCCGGTATGCTGTTAAAGAATTCAATGCTAGGGGAGAACAATTTAATCAAGGACaataatgatgatttgGAATATGTTAAGTCAAACATTATACATGGTCTATATAACTCAAATAATAATCTGGTTTCTAACGTGACAGGTATTGTCATTACGACTTTATTTTCGACCTATTATAGACAACATAGAGATGATCCAACCGGCCTTCAAATGCTTTACCAATTGTTAGAGTTAACGTCAAATGGAAACGAGCCGAGTATTAAGGCTTTATCTAAGATTATGGAGGACAGTGCacaatttttccaattggAATGGTCAGGAAATACCAAGCCTATGGAAACTTTATTGGACAGTTTTTTTAGGTTTATTTCAAAtgcaaatttttcaccCGTGATTCGTTCTGAATCGAttaaatgtataaatacaGTCATTCCATTACAAACGCAAAGTTTCATTGTAAGATTAGATAAATTTTTAGAGATCATTTTCCAGCTAGCTCAAAATGACGAAAACGACCTAGTCAGGGCACAAATCTGCATTAGTTTTAGTTTCTTACTAGAATTTAGACCAGATAAGCTGGTCTCTCATTTGGATGGCATTGTACAGTTCATGTTGCATTTGATCTCCAATGTAAATGAGGAAAAGGTGGCTATTGAAGCTTGTGAATTTTTGCACGCTTTTGCAACGAGTCCAAATATTCCTGAACACATCTTACAACCATATGTGAAGGATATCGTGCCGATATTATTATCGAAGATGGTTTATAATGAAGAGTCCATTCTCCTCCTTGAAGCTtctaatgaagatgacgcatTTTTGGAGgataaagatgaagatatcAAGCCCATTGCCCCTCGCATtgtgaaaaagaaggaggCAGTAAATGGTGAAGATGTAGACGATaacgaagatgatgaagatggcGATGAAGATGGTGATGTTGATAACCAATGGAATTTGAGAAAATGTTCCGCCGCAACACTAGATGTAATGACAAATATTCTACCTCATCAAGTGATGGATATTGCATTCCCATTTTTAAGGGAACATTTGGGTTCCGATAGATGGTTCATCAGGGAAGCTACCATATTAGCATTGGGAGCCATGGCAGAAGGTGGAATGAAGTATTTTAATGATGGATTACCTTCATTAGTGCCATTTCTGGTGGAACAGCTAAACGATAAGTGGGCACCAGTGAGGAAAATGACTTGTTGGACATTAAGTAGATTTTCGCCTTGGATATTACAGGATCACACTGAGTTTTTAATGCCAGTTCTAGAACCCATAATAAATACCTTAATggacaagaaaaaggaagtTCAAGAGGCAGCTATTAGCAGTGTAGCTGTATTCATCGAAAACGCTGATTCAGAATTAGTTGAAACTTTGTTCTATAGTCAATTATTGACGAGTTTTGATAAATGTCTGAAATactacaaaaaaaagaacctAATTATATTGTACGATGCCATAGGTCGGTTTGCTGAAAAATGTGTGCTGGATGAAACAGCAATGCAAATAATCTTGCCACCTTTGATTGGAAAATGGGCTTCATTATCGGATGGTGACAAAGAGCTATGGCCACTATTAGAATGTCTTTCCTGTGTGGCATCATCGCTGGGGGAAAGATTCATGCCCATGGCACCGGAAGTGTATAACAGGGCTTTTAGAATTTTATGTCATTGCGTGGAATTGGAAGCCAAATCCCATCAAGACCCGACAATAGTAGTGCCTGAGAAGGATTTCATTATCACATCGTTAGATTTGATTGATGGATTGGTGCAAGGTCTTGGTGCTCACTCGCAAAATTTACTGTTTCCTCAAGGAACGGAAGATTTGACCATCCTGAAAATCATGTTAGAATGTTTACAGGATCCTGTTCATGAAGTAAGACAAAGTTGCTTCGCCTTGTTGGGAGATATTgtatatttcttcaattctgaATTGATAATCGGCAATCTGGAGGATTTTTTAAAGCTGATTGGTACGGAAATAATGCATAACGATGATAGCGATGGTGCTCCTGCCGTGATAAATGCGATATGGGCTCTTGGGTTGATAAGCGAGCGTGTAGATCTGAACACCTATATTATTGATATGTCTAGAATCATTCTGGATCTATTTACTACTAACACACAAATTGTAGACGGTTCGGTGATGGAGAACTTGTCTGTAACCATCGGAAAGATGGGACTGACACACCCTGAGGTTTTCAGCTCCGGCGCATTTGCCAACGATTCAAACTGGAATAAATGGTGCCTGTCTGTGAACGCATTGGCCGATGTGGAGGAAAAGAGCAGCGCGTACATGGGGTTCCTGAAGATCATCAACTTAACCGGCACAGGGGTCGCGATTAGTGATGATACTATTCATAAGATCGTTTCAGGCTTGTCAAACAACGTGGAAGCAAATGTTTTTGCCCAAGAtatttatacttttttaaTGAATCACCCTACCCAAATTGCCGCAATCAATTTCACGCCAGATGAAATTTCATTCTTACAGCAGTTCACCAACTGA
- the GAL7 gene encoding UDP-glucose:hexose-1-phosphate uridylyltransferase (similar to Saccharomyces cerevisiae GAL7 (YBR018C); ancestral locus Anc_3.217), which translates to MTAQEFDFSDNSHRRYNPLTDSWVLVSPHRAKRPWLGQQEAAYKPNSPAYDPKCYLCPGNNRATGGQNPEYESTYIFPNDYAAVKIEQPPLLQNDSDKDNLKNRLFKVQSVRGNCFVICFSPKHNLTIPQMKESDLVNIINAWQNLNNDLAKEARENHKPFKYLQIFENKGTAMGCSNLHPHGQAWCLESIPSEVSQELKSFGKYKHEHKTDLFADYVKLELEEKRRLVLENESFIVVVPYWAIWPFETMIVSKKKISSVSQFDHTMKKELASILKQLTIKYDNLFETSFPYSMGIHQAPLNAAGDELHNSWFHMHFYPPLLRSATVRKFLVGFELLGEPQRDLTPEQAAEKLRNLDGKTHYLDKL; encoded by the coding sequence ATGACTGCACAAgaatttgatttttctgaTAATTCCCATAGACGTTACAACCCATTAACCGACTCATGGGTTTTGGTTTCTCCGCACAGGGCTAAGAGACCTTGGTTAGGTCAACAGGAGGCTGCCTACAAACCCAATTCTCCTGCCTATGATCCGAAATGTTACTTATGTCCTGGTAACAATAGGGCTACTGGTGGCCAGAACCCTGAATATGAATCAACATATATTTTCCCCAATGACTACGCCGCTGTTAAGATCGAACAGCCACCTTTATTACAAAATGATTCCGATAAGgataatttgaaaaatagatTGTTCAAAGTACAATCTGTGAGGGGCAATTGTTTCGTCATTTGTTTCAGCCCCAAACATAATTTAACCATACCACAAATGAAAGAGTCTGATTTGGTTAACATTATTAATGCTTGGCAAAACTTGAATAACGACCTCGCTAAAGAAGCAAGAGAGAATCATAAGCCCTTTAAATATCTGCagatatttgaaaataaaggtACTGCCATGGGTTGTTCCAACTTACATCCCCATGGACAAGCTTGGTGTTTAGAATCCATTCCTAGTGAGGTTTCTCAAGAATTGAAATCATTTGGGAAATATAAACATGAGCATAAGACTGATTTATTTGCTGATTATGTTAAATTGGAGCtagaagagaagagaagacTTGTACTTGAGAATGAGTCCTTCATAGTCGTCGTCCCATACTGGGCTATTTGGCCATTTGAGACCATGATTGTTTCTAAGAAGAAGATCTCCTCTGTTAGTCAATTTGACCATACCATGAAGAAGGAACTCGCTTCAATTCTGAAGCAGTTGACTATCAAATACGATAATTTGTTTGAGACAAGTTTCCCATACTCAATGGGTATCCATCAAGCACCTTTGAATGCAGCTGGTGATGAACTACATAACAGTTGGTTTCACATGCATTTCTATCCGCCATTGTTAAGATCAGCCACTGTtcgaaaatttttggttgGTTTTGAATTATTAGGTGAACCCCAAAGAGATTTAACTCCAGAACAGGCGGCGGAAAAATTGAGAAATCTAGATGGTAAGACTCATTATCTAGATAAGTTGTAa